A genome region from Bemisia tabaci chromosome 3, PGI_BMITA_v3 includes the following:
- the ClC-a gene encoding chloride channel protein 2 isoform X2 — MTMADDNDVDSEWDDFDRLMSEYKVRQRSVNPSPVLRHRDRHIDEYYSNQQRGQSFYPCPAPEPNFDYPIDYIQTAMYGRYTKELGQYAKEEAKALEKKLRKEEILRREDLDKYRGRCASRIANTFSFIWRHSFAKLGEDWVFLALLGIIMAVLSFLMDGGISICNKSHKWLYRDLAVHPVAKYFAWVTLPTCLILFSAGFVHIVAPQSIGSGIPEMKTILRGVALKEYLTFRTLVAKVIGLTATLGSGLPLGKEGPFVHIASIVATLLSKLVSSFQGIYENESRNTEMLAAACAVGVASCFGAPIGGVLFSIEVTTVYFAIRNYWRGFFTAVCGATVFRLLAVWFHKEETVKAFFPTHYTMDFPFDPQELTVFALIGVFCGLGGAGYVWSHRQYVLFMRHNKQVSAFLQRNRFLYPGFVVLAATSVSFPLGLGKYMAGDLNTHDQVSGLFSNFTWTKGEFTVQEAQILQHWTTDNTDVFVSLAGFMLYTYVFSIIGSTIPVPSGSFIPVFKIGAAFGRIVGEMIHIWFPYGVRHGNFIAPIIPGGYATVGAAAFSGAVTHTISVSVIVFEMTGQITHIVPVMIAVLISNAIAALLQPSLYDSIILIKKLPYLPDLLPSSSSIYNVYVEDFMVRDVKFIWQSMSYRDLKAVLKENRRIRVFPLVEKPGTMILLGSVQRLELIKMLEKHVGRERRLQVVAKWQKEAQERMEELHRKRLENHQRRPSRFEVTPAPDILRMKQISTDELPSLSSTQASTDNLNQPQFHPVYGCQPRKSILKKTNSFTLRNYSPSLISPVVTPYTTVTGAESRIRLAFEAIFHKSAKLQDVNPDPELGAERHPSDSSISQNPPMSPSILKKVQLPRERVIDMSPEDQKQWEEEEMRQLVNFSDCHIDPAPFQLVEKTSLLKVHSIFSLIGINQAYVTAIGQLVGVVGMKELRKAIEDSNSGAFPHQQNQQQQRQSVTEALLNPADLKSNNNENNIPSCKPIN, encoded by the exons ATGACGATGGCCGACGACAACGACGTGGATTCGGAGTGGGACGATTTCGATCGTCTCATGAGCGAGTACAAGGTGCGGCAGAGGAGCGTGAACCCCTCGCCGGTTCTCCGGCACCGAGACCGCCACATCGATGAGTACTACTCGAACCAGCAGCGGGGCCAGAGCTTCTACCCCTGCCCGGCCCCGGAGCCCAACTTCGATTACCCCATCGACTACATTCAAACTGCG ATGTATGGCCGCTATACAAAGGAGCTGGGTCAATACGCAAAGGAGGAGGCGAAAGCGCTGGAAAAGAAGCTTAGGAAAGAGGAAATTCTTCGGCGGGAAGATCTCGACAAATATCGGGGCCGGTGCGCATCGAGAATAGCAAACACATTCAGTTTTATCTGGAGGCATTCGTTCGCCAAACTAGGGGAGGACTGGGTATTTTTAGCGCTCCTTGGAATCATCATGGCGGTTCTTAGTTTCTTAATGGATGGTGGCATCAGTATTTGTAATAAAA GTCATAAATGGCTGTACAGAGACCTCGCCGTACATCCTGTAGCAAAATATTTTGCGTGGGTAACTTTACCTacttgtttaattttattttctgccGGTTTTGTTCACATAGTGGCGCCACAATCAATAG gttctGGAATTccagaaatgaaaacaattctCCGGGGCGTAGCCTTGAAGGAGTATTTAACCTTTAGAACTTTAGTGGCCAAAGTCATAGGACTGACTGCAACTTTGGGCAGTGGACTACCTCTGGGTAAAgag GGTCCGTTTGTACATATAGCTAGTATAGTAGCAACTCTTTTATCAAAACTAGTGTCTTCCTTTCAAGGGATTTATGAGAATGAGTCTCGAAACACCGAAATGTTGGCCGCCGCGTGTGCTGTCGGGGTCGCCAGCTGTTTCGGTGCCCCAATAGGAG GTGTACTTTTTAGTATTGAAGTAACGACGGTTTACTTCGCAATCCGTAATTATTGGAGAGGTTTCTTCACAGCCGTATGCGGAGCGACTGTGTTTCGACTCTTAGCTGTTTGGTTTCATAAAGAAG AAACTGTGAAAGCATTTTTCCCAACTCACTACACGATGGATTTTCCATTTGATCCGCAAGAGCTCACAGTGTTTGCGCTCATTGG AGTTTTTTGCGGTCTTGGTGGTGCCGGTTATGTATGGTCTCACCGGCAGTATGTCCTCTTCATGAGGCATAATAAGCAAGTCAGTGCTTTCCTCCAGAGGAA TCGCTTCTTGTACCCAGGATTCGTTGTGCTTGCAGCGACGTCTGTTTCTTTCCCCTTGGGGTTAGGCAAATATATGGCCGGTGATCTCAATACGCATGACCAG GTATCCGGTTTATTCAGTAATTTCACATGGACGAAGGGTGAATTCACTGTTCAAGAGGCTCAAATCCTTCAGCACTGGACCACAGATAATACTGATGTCTTCGTCAGTTTAGCCGGTTTCATGCTTTACACG TATGTGTTTTCTATCATTGGCTCGACCATCCCTGTTCCATCGGGAAGTTTCATACCTGTTTTTAAAATCGGCGCAGCGTTTGGTCGTATTGTTGGTGAAATGATTCATATTTGGTTTCCATACGGAGTGCGCCATGGAAATTTTATCGCTCCTATTATTCCAG GTGGATACGCCACTGTTGGCGCTGCCGCATTTTCAGGAGCAGTCACGCACACAATTTCTGTTTCCGTCATAGTTTTTGAAATGACCGGACAGATTACACACATCGTACCAGTCATG ATAGCTGTTTTGATCTCAAATGCTATAGCAGCTTTACTGCAACCCTCTCTTTATGATAGCattattttaataaagaaattgCCGTATCTTCCAGATCTGTTGCCTTCTAGTTCTA GTATTTACAATGTGTACGTCGAAGACTTCATGGTGAGAGACGTAAAATTTATCTGGCAGAGCATGAGCTACCGTGATCTCAAGGCTGTTCTGAAAGAGAACAGACGGATTCGAGTCTTCCCATTGGTCGAAAAACCCG gtACGATGATACTTTTAGGATCAGTTCAGAGACTTGAATTGATAAAAATGTTAGAAAAACACGTTGGAAGAGAGAGGAGGCTTCAAGTTGTCGCTAAATGGCAAAAAGAAGCTCAAGAAAG aatGGAGGAGCTTCACAGAAAAAGACTTGAAAATCACCAAAGACGACCTTCCAGGTTTGAAGTGACTCCTGCGCCAGACATTCTTCGAATGAAACAAATTTCGACCGATGAATTACCCAGTTTGTCATCCACACAAGCAAGCACGGATAATTTGAATCAG CCCCAATTTCATCCAGTGTACGGCTGTCAACCGAGGAAGTCCATCCTCAAGAAAACGAATTCATTCACTTTAAGGAACTACAGTCCTAGTCTAATAAGCCCTGTTGTCACACCGTACACAACAGTGACCGGAGCTGAAAGCAG AATTAGGCTAGCCTTTGAGGCCATTTTCCACAAATCAGCAAAACTTCAGGATGTGAATCCTGACCCAGAATTGGGAGCTGAGAGACACCCTAGCGATAGTTCTATCAGTCAAAACCCTCCAATGAGTCCTagtattttaaagaaagttcAGTTG ccaaGGGAGAGGGTGATCGACATGTCTCCAGAGGACCAAAAGCAGTGGGAGGAGGAAGAGATGAGGCAGCTTGTCAATTTTAGCGACTGCCATATCGACCCCGCACCATTTCAGTTGGTCGAGAAAACTTCTCTCCTCAAAGTCCATTCCATATTTTCACTCATAGGTATCAATCAAGCGTACGTAACGGCCATTGGTCAGCTGGTCGGAGTTGTCGGAATGAAAGAG TTGCGCAAAGCGATCGAGGACTCAAATTCTGGCGCTTTCCCCCACCAACAAAATCAGCAGCAACAAAGACAATCAGTAACCGAAGCATTACTGAATCCAGCAGATCTCAAATCGAACAACAATGAAAATAATATTCCATCTTGTAAACCCATCAATTAA